In the Balearica regulorum gibbericeps isolate bBalReg1 chromosome 3, bBalReg1.pri, whole genome shotgun sequence genome, CTGAACTGCATTAGCCCTGTCCAGATGTCGGGGTGCATAAGACACCAGCCCGcctctgcagaaaagcaacaCCCCACAAATAGCAGAGGGATTTTTGCATCGGGATTTGGCAGCGGCAGGTTCTGGGCTCTCAGCTAGCGCAGCCCCTTTTCCTGCAAAGTCAGCGTGCAAAGGTGGGGCGACTGGGTCTCCAGCAAGTGCACCCCAACTTGACGCTGCCCAGGGCACAAACCCAGTGGCAGTCATTCTTCAGAGGCACCAGCGATGGCAGAGGTGATTCAGCAGCCGGCACTCACCAGAAAGGAGCCCGCTGGCGGGTCGGGCACCAGGGCAGGgttgctgtgctgcaggcatGACCAGGTGAACAAGCCTCCCACAGTCCCCGGCGTGTCGattcacaaagcagaaaagaagtcaAGACTTTCAGTGAGGAACCAACCATGGGAAAAAGGAACAGCACATCaacctccttcctctgcttcatGCAGGTTGCGTGTGATAATTGAACATACATCGGCCTTATGACCTGGGAGACAGGCGGCACGGGACGGCATCCCTGTACGCCACCCCGGTGTGCCTGCTCCGCTCagctcccagaaaaaaaaacgCAACAGTGACAGTTTACAAACCTTGGTCCAGAGTGAAGCTCCTTCTCCGGAGCAGTTTCTAGCAGGAGCACTGGCTCCGCAGGGATGCCCGCGGGTCTAGATGCTGCTCCCCACCCGGCCAACAGAGCCACAGGACGGCCATCATGGCACTGAAGGGGGGAAGGCCCCTGTGCCGTGGCCACCTGGGGCTGGGCACAAGCAACCTCAAGCCTCGGCCTCAGCATGAGAGACAGGACCTAGGAAGGGGGTGACAAGGTCCTCGGTGCCAAGAGGGAGCGGGCTCTGCTCTTCCAAAAATGCCCTCTGGCTCCCCTGGGACACGCGCGGTGCAACACGCGGCAGGTGAAACACCACGCTGCTGCTCCCGGTGTCCcccccagctgtccccagccaggctctgctcctcctgccactCGCCCCGCTTTCGGGGGCCAGGCACAACGAGCCTGCCCACGCCTGGCGGGGACACAGCAAGAGGCTGCCATACTGCCCGGGAGGCAGAAAGCCCACCATTACACCCctcccacccagcccagccccctGCAGATGGGACAGCATGGGGAAAAGTCTCTATTTTTTAACCAGATGCCTTTTGCCAGGGTGCTGGGAGCGcagccccaggctggcagcacggctgcctcctccctgccggCTATCGGTGCGGTGCACGGCCAGGGACTGCCCTCCAGCCTCCccgagcaggcagcagaggcagacaCATACACAGATcagaatttatttccaaataccTCATTTATATCATTCtcacatgaaatatttctttcagaatataGCCTACacttagaaaacagaagagaggtttttttttttaataaggcaCATCAGATTATAGACTACATAGAGACATCTCTCCCTCTCACTTGCGCTCGTAAAATACTGGTgaatttaaaaggaatatttctAAAACCTAGACCCTGTGTAGCCCCGTGTAGAGCAGTATTTGTAAAGTTATTAGACCTCAGTTTACACACACCTAGTAAAGGGCTATAACAAGTTGTATATacatcacattttcagaaacagtcaCAGCTGGCTACATTTAAAAGTAATGCTACTCCAGACTATGAAACAGGCTGCTTATAAAATATAACCTACTGCTTCCAGTACAGAGTGATACAAAGCAGTATGATCTTGCAGAAgaaatgttgttatttttgcaaatgGAAGCTGCTCAGATTCAAGCCTGTCTCCTCACCAAATCCAAATTTTTGATCGACTGAGACTGTTTTACAGAGAAGCAAAGCACCCAAGAGAAATCtggctttctgtttttctccaagaTGACGGTATGACTGCATATCTGAAATCCTGTCAAAGCATTCGAGTAAGAAATATAAAGGCTCAGATGTTAACTTCATGACCAGTAAATATTAAACTATTACCAACCAGATGCAACCAAGTTAAATGCATCCAGCTTCTGTGCTATGGAAACTGTTTTTCCAGGCTGTTCCAGTGCAGAAGCCaacacatttttattgaatTAGGCCCTAGGTAAAGATTTCCATCccattttcaagttttcagcAATGGAACATTACCCATTCCACACTCATTTCACtgtagaggaggaaaaaatactgcctGTGGAGCCTATGCCAATACAGCCCAGAATCCATTTACATAgtgtcattttctttaatggGCCAGGAGGTAAATTGTGGTCAGCTTTATCAACTCAAATGGCTTCCACAGTTCTTCTTTCTATCATGCATCGATtaatttctgatgaaaaaaaaggTTCTGGCTTTCTGTCACTGCAATTTAGTTTAAGACTATGAAAAAGGTCACTTCAAGGTTATGGCcgaaggagaaaaaagaaaaaaaaaataaaaaatataatctgatCTTGAAATAtctagggggggaaaaaaagtagtcaGGGCCATAAAAAGGCAGACAGACAGCACAAACTAAATGTCCTCTGCAGAATAAGTTAAAATACTGATTCTTCCAGAGTCACGTTATCCTTCAGATCTCTCAAACTCACCAGGGCTGGAATTAGGCTTAGTGTAGTAGGAACCAGATTTAGTCAGAGAACAGGTCACACTCAGCGCTGCACTATGTTGATCACTCAGCTAGATTTTAGGCACATTTCAGTTCATCTGTTggactgataaaaaaaaaaaaaaaacaagttaaattTCTGGGGTGGCCTCAGCCAATTTCACGACTATGAGCTTGGGCAAGATTCAACCACAATCAACTGTTGCCTTTAGAAGGGAAACATGAACTTGGTTGAAAACAGCATCGTGAAGAGGACACAGCAGCCTCAGTTTCTAGAGTCCAGTTTGTTATATATCTTGATCTGCCTGATTTGTTATTTGTTTAGCAGCCTTAAAAGGTAAGGAGGGGCATCCTGAAATTCTTGACTGTAGACTTAAAACCAGATGCGGTTTACATGGTGCTGCATGGATATTTGTtacatctctttaaaaaaaaaataattaaaaaaccctaacagAACAGCATTTACAttcctttcagctgaaatagaTGAACTGTCGTCATGTCTgcaaaaatacagaggaaatcGCCACTGCTCGAGGTAGCGAGTTAAAGCTTGGTCATGTTCTTGGGCTTCCACTCAGCTtcctgggaagggcaggggaaggaggacagAAAGGACTTTCACAAAGTCAGGAGGTGACAAACGAGATGTCAGCTTCGTAAGGGATTAGGTTCCCTCACCGCACGCTGAAGGTATATTCATGACCTTTCCAACCGTGGCATTTGTGTATAGATTACACCTCTCGCATACCCTTTATAAACCGATCCCTAAGAGCGTTGGCTTGGGAAAACACGGAGAAGAGAGCAGGAGTGGCGTTTTAAAGCTACAAATGTCAGTTAGGAGGCACAgtgttatttttccctttgatcGTCCACGTACAGAGCTCTACGTTTCCACCATTGCTCGTGCGTTCCTCCTGCCAAGCCCTGGCCGCAAAGGCCTCTGGTGTGCTCCTCCCCGTCGCATACACCTTACAACACGAGAAGCTGAATCCTTTGGACAAATCCTTCTACCCTCACAGACACGTGGTGCTCTTCTTCCTTATCAAGAGGTTTTAGTCACAAAACTGAATGCCAGACCTGATTTATAGCAATTATTTAACTAAGAATCCTTCTGCCACCCTTGAAAGGGCAACCAAGATATCCAGTAGcaacatatacacatacatatagaTCTACACTATACACTCGGGACGACACAGAATGAGATTTCAGCTAATATAGCCTCTACTCGATTTCTTCAGAGCAGCACTCAGGTCCTTGCAACCCCTATACaaaacagcagtattttttccaccAGGATTTGGAGAGGTTTTTCATCTTGTCTGGAGTCCTACTCTTGGATTTCTTTGGTTGCTGCTGGGTATCCGAGTACTGAATACCAGCCACGATGGCCGCATCAAAGACCTCCTTGAGGTTTTTCTGAGTCAAAGCAGAGCACTCGATGTAGGACGTGGCTTTTATTTCCTCGGCACAAAGCTTCGCAGCCTCCTCCGAGACCGGCTTTTCTTTGCACTTGTCCAGCTCAATGAGAACTTTGACATCCTCGCGGAGGTCCGACTGTGTCCCAACCAGGATAATGGGCGCCTTGGGGCAGTGGCATCGGATTTCGGGAACCCACTTCTCACTCACATTCTGGAAGGACGAGGGGCTCACCACACTGAAGCACAGCAAGAAGATGTCCGTGTTGGTGTAGCACAGAGGCCTGAGCTTGTCGAATTCATCCTGCATGGAACAAAATCGCGTTAGCACCCCACGGAAAGAACACACCAGCCTCGGAGGATGCCCCGGTACACTCCCAGCTCTAGACCTTTGGGGAAGGATCACCTGAGGATCACATGCCGCTGCCATCTTGAGAGGCACCTCAACATGAGCACCCAGACCACCCTACAAGGGGTGTGACAAGCAGAAGTTGCCCGTACCCAGCCTGAGGTCTGATGGCTGCTAGCCAGCAGGCACCCTGCCAACGTTGGGCACGCAGGACGAAGGTGGTGGCTTCCCCATGTAGCTGAGACTTTCTGACTAATGCCACAGCTTGTTTCGAGTGCTTAAATATTTCCTTCGCTCTTTGTACACAGGCCCTCGGCCCTATTTCAGCAAAGGAGCAATGCCGTGCGAAGCAGGTTAAGGCACACGAGCGATGAAGCCAAAAATGGAAGTACGGGAGGGAGAAGGCACCTTCTACAGGTCCACCTCTCACAGGGGTGAGTCAGTGAGCTGCTCCGATGAGGAGCACCTCAAAACTGCTCTGCTGACACCCCTATCTCCAGACACGGGCAAGAGCCGAGCAGACAAGCTGCAGCAAATTTACCTTTCCCAGAACCAGCTTTTAAACTGGTGACTACTTAACAACATCCTACAGGATATGGGAATAATTTCCCTGCCTTTGTGCCAAGGGATTTAAATCTGATGGCAGCAATAACGACTCTCAATGTGCAGGCTTAACATGCCAATGGCATAGAGTAAGAGCTTTACCTTTCCCTCCCACCCATGCCACATCAAACAAACTGCAAACAGGCCTCCCAGCGctacctttcttcttttttttttttttttttccttctagtgCAAACTCCAGCAAAGCAAGGCCCTTTCTCAGTTTGAGGAACTAGCCACAAGAAAGCCAAACACCTCCTGGTAACAAAGGCGTGCTGATCCTCAGGGAAGAATGCAGCAAGAAGCAAGGGTTAACTCCAGGCAGGCTGCTTTTATGCTGACAGTAAGATAAAAGCAGGGTAACACTAGCAGCCTGAACAGGTAGGATTTGCCTCAGCGGCagtgacattttaattaaaacgGACCGTGTTCTCAAATGCTCTGAATTGAGAGT is a window encoding:
- the RHOU gene encoding rho-related GTP-binding protein RhoU codes for the protein MPPQQEGEAGYISKPVPGGCEVPPVPPRRVRSGRAAAALGAALGGRCRAAGTAAGAAAGAGAGAEPRRSIKCVLVGDGAVGKTSLVVSYTTNGYPTEYIPTAFDNFSAVVSVDGKPVRLQLCDTAGQDEFDKLRPLCYTNTDIFLLCFSVVSPSSFQNVSEKWVPEIRCHCPKAPIILVGTQSDLREDVKVLIELDKCKEKPVSEEAAKLCAEEIKATSYIECSALTQKNLKEVFDAAIVAGIQYSDTQQQPKKSKSRTPDKMKNLSKSWWKKYCCFV